Within Dysosmobacter sp. Marseille-Q4140, the genomic segment TACGGTTATTCCGGCGCTGTCTGGGCGCTCTGCCCCGGCTGGTCGCTCTGGACAGAGGACTGCGCCTCCCCGTCCGGCCCCTGACCGGAGACCTGCGGGGCGTCCTGCCCCGTTTCCGCGGGCTGCACCTCCCCGGCGCTCCCGGCCTGAGACCCGGCCGCTTCCGCGGCGGGATCCGTCTCCGGCGCGGTGCTCTCCCCGCTGGAGGCCGCCTCTCCGGAAGGCGCCGTCTCACCGGAGGGCTGTGCCGGTCCGGCTGTCTCCCCGGCGCTCCCGGCCTGAGACCCGGCCGCTTCCGCGGCGGGATCCGTCTCCGGCGCGGTGCTCTCCCCGCTGGAGGCCGCCTCTCCGGAAGGCGCCGTCTCACCGGAGGGCTGTGCCGGTCCGGCTGTCTCCCCGGCGCTCTCAGCCGGGACCTCCGCCGTCTCCTCCGGCTGCTCCTGCGCCGCCGGAGGCACCTCGCCCCGCAGCAGAGCCTGGACCACCCAGCGGGTGGCGTGGCCGTTGCCGGTGCAGGTGGAGAGGGTCAGGATCTTGTCGTAGACCGTGGGGGTCAGGCCGGTGTCGATGACGGACTTTTCCAGGCAGTAGTCGATGTACGCCTGCTTGGACTGGTCAGTGGGGAAACTCAGCTTGTAGGTATCTCCGGCGGTAGAGATCTCGTAGGCGGCGAAGATCTCATAACAGTGGGCGCCGTTGTCGTCGGTGATGTAGACCTTGGGGTGCTGGGCCCAGTAGCTCTGCTGCTTGTAGTATTTCAGCGAGGCGAACATGGAGCCGTTGTTCATCCGGTGGCCGTAGACGACGGTGTTGAAATCGCTCAGGTCCGGGCTGTTCTGGCACTCCAGGAAAATG encodes:
- the srtB gene encoding class B sortase, producing the protein MRPNIRKLLIAVLALVLCVSAVMLIRQTLQYREGEAEYAEAEALVELPDLSQLEPAPAPEPEPEETEEPEEEKPVYIDPYAGALAAMDFTALREVNSDVLGWILIPGTVISYPLLQGDDNSYYLNHTWKKWTNVVGSIFLECQNSPDLSDFNTVVYGHRMNNGSMFASLKYYKQQSYWAQHPKVYITDDNGAHCYEIFAAYEISTAGDTYKLSFPTDQSKQAYIDYCLEKSVIDTGLTPTVYDKILTLSTCTGNGHATRWVVQALLRGEVPPAAQEQPEETAEVPAESAGETAGPAQPSGETAPSGEAASSGESTAPETDPAAEAAGSQAGSAGETAGPAQPSGETAPSGEAASSGESTAPETDPAAEAAGSQAGSAGEVQPAETGQDAPQVSGQGPDGEAQSSVQSDQPGQSAQTAPE